Proteins found in one Deltaproteobacteria bacterium PRO3 genomic segment:
- a CDS encoding (2Fe-2S) ferredoxin domain-containing protein, which translates to MPKFERHIFICTNERKPDDPRGCCTARGSEKIREFFKEEVKRRGLKGKVRANAAGCLDHCEFGPAVVVYPEGVWYHVENEADAREILDRHIEKGEVVERLAIYK; encoded by the coding sequence ATGCCCAAGTTCGAGCGCCATATCTTCATCTGCACCAACGAGCGCAAGCCCGACGACCCGCGCGGCTGCTGCACCGCCCGCGGCTCCGAGAAGATCCGCGAGTTCTTCAAGGAAGAGGTCAAGCGGCGCGGCCTGAAGGGCAAGGTGCGCGCCAACGCGGCCGGCTGCCTGGATCACTGCGAGTTCGGCCCGGCCGTGGTCGTCTACCCCGAAGGGGTTTGGTACCACGTCGAGAACGAGGCCGATGCCCGGGAGATCCTGGATCGCCACATCGAAAAGGGCGAGGTGGTCGAGCGCCTGGCGATCTACAAGTGA